The window TGTATCAGCCTCACAAAGCTTCCTCCTCAATGGGCAAGGGTCAGGCTCACCCGGCGTCCCTCACCTCTCGGATGGTCGTTTCAGGGATGGAGAATGGTCAGATTGAAAGTGGGCAGTCGATGCCTTATGGAACTGGAAGAGATGGGGGGAAGCAACCGGGATCACGACGGCAGAGCCGATTTGGGGGAGAGGCGATCCTGGCCAGCACCCATGCTCCGACTGGACCAGCCACACAGCACCTCCAAACCACCGGACCAGAGGCCGCACTTTCATTAGTGCGCGATCTGCTCGGCAATCCTCGCGGAGTTGGGTCGCTGGATCAAGCCCTAATCGGCGGGGCGCAAGCGATTGGCCTGAACCTTCCGGAGACGGACTTGTCCAGTTCGACGTCCGATCCTGGACAGCCCGGGCAGGGAGGTAGCGTTGGGATGCCACTCATGGGTCTCAGGCCTGCGGGACTGCCGCTCCCCCCGAGCCCTGCGCCCAGCGGCGCCGGCGCAATCGGGGGATTACTCACTCCCTCCTCCACACCGATGGTTCAAGCGGGCATGGTAGGAGACCGAAATATGCTGCTTCCAAAAGGAAGAAGCATTGATTGCGCGTTAACCATCCGTCTCGTCAATGAGGTGGCCGGCATGGCGACCTGCGTGCTCAGTTCTGATGTCTATAGCGATAACGGCCGGGTGGTGCTCCTTGATCGTGGCTCCGAAGCGGTAGGCGAATACTCCGCGACGATGGCACAGGGACAACGTCGGCTGTTCCTGTTATGGACGCGGGTGAAGACACCGAATGGAGTGGTCATCAATCTCAACTCACCGGCCGCCGATGAATTGGGCACCTCCGGGCTTGCCGGCTATGTGGACAATCACTGGTGGGACCGTTTAGGGGCAGGATTTCTTCTCTCGGTCGTGCAGGATGCCATTGGATTTGCGACCGCGCAAGCCGCTGGCGGCGGCGGACAAGGGCAACTCTCGATCTATCAAAATTCTGCCACGACGGGCAATCGAATGGCAGAGCTTGTGTTGCAATCGACCATCAACATGAAGCCGACACTTTACAAACACCAGGGCGATCGGGCGACGATCTTCGTGGCCCGTGACTTGGACTTTGGAACGGTCTATGCACTCCGTGCCGAGTAATGTCCTCGCGCACGATACCATGGTGCGCGAATTGTTGCGTCCATTGCTCAGATTTCTCTCGCGGCCTGAGGCCACAGAAATTGTGATCAATCGTCCCGGAGAGGTCTATATCGAGGTGGGCGCGGCTTGGGCACGGTGTGATGCGCCGGACTTGACGTTGGGCCAACTCATGGCCCTCGCGACCGCCATTGCCACTTACACTGAGCAAGAGGTCGGACCACACAAACCAATACTGTCGGCCATGCTTCCCGATGGAGAGCGCGTTCAGATTGTGCTCCCGCCGGCCGTCGAATTGGGGACCGTCTCATTCTCGATACGTCGACCCAGCGCCAGGATCAAGTCCCTGGACGAGTACGAGAATGAACAGGCGTTCCATCGCTATGTCTGGGCGCGCTCCAGTGACCTGGATGGACGTATAGGTGATCTCGACGTGGTGGAACGCAGCTTGGTGGACTGTCTGGACTCGAAACGTCTGGGGGCATTCCTTCACCAAGCTGTACGGGCGAAAAAGAACATTGCCGTGGTGGGGGAGACCGGCTCTGGCAAAACCACGCTGATGAAATCCCTCTGTCAGTCCATTCCTACCGATGAACGCCTGATGACGATTGAGGACGTGCGCGAACTGTTTTTGCCGAATCATGGGAATCGAGTCCATCTCCTGTACTCGAAAGGTGGTCTAGGCGTGGCGAAAGTGACCCCAGCGGATCTCATCGCGTCGAATATGCGGATGAAGCCGGATCGAGTCTTGTTAGCTGAGTTGCGAGGAGGGGAAGCCTTCGATTTCCTGAAGTTGCTGACCACGGGACACAGCGGCTCGATCACGTCCTATCATGCCGAGTCTTGCGCCTTGGCGGCAGAGCGCTATGTCTTTATGTGCAAGGAACATGAGCAAGCCGCCATTTATGATGCAGCGTCCCTCAAGCGCCTCGTGTCCTTGACGATCGATGTGATCGTACACGTCGTCGCGCACAACCACTATGACGTCCACGGCCAACCGACTCATAAAGAACGCTACGTCGCGGAAGTCCATTACGACCCCATCGCGAAGCTCATGGCTCGGTTCGGAGCCGCCACGGTGGTACGGGCATGAGGGTCCAATGCGACTGAATCTGATGGCCACGGTACTCGCGGCGCTCCTATACATCCCGGTGGGCCTTGTGGGTGCTGATTGCCTCGCCGGGGCGATGTTCGATGTGACGAACAAACGTGTCCCGGCAGAGGTGTCCTTACAGAGGTGGCCGGATGCCTGGCGGGCCTATCGCGATGATGCGACCCAACGCAAGCGTCTGCAACTCTCAGCCGGGCTTAGCCTCTTTATGGTGTTCGGTATTCCCGGCGTGCTGGTGATGACTCTGAAGAATGCCGCCATCCCATTACACGGTGCCGCGCGATTTGCCAGTCCGGCGGAAATTGCCCGGGCCGGATTGTACGGAGACCGCGGAGTGATCATCGGGAAGCAAGGCTCTCGATATTTGATCTATGGCGGTCAAGAATTTGTCCTGCTGGCCGCGCCAACTCGATCGGGAAAAGGGGTCAGTGTCGTCCTGCCGAACTTGCTCAACTATAACGATTCGGTGGTGGTGCTCGATATCAAAATGGAGAACTTCGCATACACATCGAAGTTTCGACAGATGCACGGCCACGCGGTGTTTCTCTTTAACCCGTTCGGCACGGATAATCGAAGCCATCGCTGGAATCCGCTCGATGCGGTGCATCGCACGTCTCACCTCCGCGTGGGTGAAATCCAGGCGATCGGGCATGTGCTGTACCCGACAGAGCATGTCAAAGATGCGTTTTGGAATGAGTCCGCGAGAAATTTGTTCCTCGGTCTATGCCTGTACCTCCTCGAAACACCGACGCTGCCTTGTAGCTTGGGGGAATTACTCCGACAAGCGTCCGGGAAGGGCCAACCCATCAAGGACTATGTGAATGGGCTGATGAACAAGCGTGGCCTGGGTCATGCGCCGTTGAGCAATGAGTGTACCGAAGCCTTGCAACGCTTCTGTACCACGAGCGACAACACGATGGCCGGCATCCTGGCGACCTTTACGGCTCCCCTCACCATATTCAGTAACCCCATTGTGGATGCGGCGACCAGCGCGACGGACATTGACCTGAGCGCGGTACGGAAGCGCCGCATGGCTATCTATGTAGGCATTCCAGCCAATCGTCTGAGCGATGCGGCCCTATTGGTGAATCTCTTCTTCTCGCAACTCATTCATTACAACACGATTGATCTCCCCGCGACCGATCCCGCGCTGAAGCACCAATGTCTGCTGTTCCTCGATGAGTTTCCGGCCATCGGACGCGTCGATATTCTGGCGAAGAGTGTGGGGTTTATCGCGGGTTATAACATCCGGCTTTTTCCCATCATCCAGAGCTTGTCCCAATTGGAATCGATCTACGGAGAGAAGGATGCGCGCACCTTGGTCACGAACCACGCCTGCCAAGTGATGTTTGCGCCCCGCGAGCAACAAGACGCACAGGAGTATTCGCACATGTTAGGCACCTACACCGCTAAAGCCGTTTCCACGGGCATGAGCTACCCGAAAGCCTGGGGCCATACAGGCCACGGCTCCACAAGCTCTAATGTATCCGACCACGCGCGGCCCCTCATGTTGCCACAGGAATTGAAGGAGTTGGGGCAGACGCGGCAAATTATCAACCTCATCAACACGAAACCCATCCTTTGCAATAAAGCCTTCTTTTACCTCGATCCGATCTTGGTGAATCGCTTGAAAACGGTGAGCCCATTTCTCGCCAGCTTAGGCCGCAGATTGCCCACACAGAGCGAGTTCGAGACTGCCGCGTTTGTGCGTAAGGATCTCTCAGCAGACATTCCTTTCCTCGATGTGGATCTCCACATGGCCAAGGTGGAACGGCGCGTTCGTCCACTGACCGCGAACGAACCGCTAGACCTCACCAAGCTCACGATCGACACAGGGTTATTGCCGCCCGTGGTTCACCGTCCACCGAAAGTCGAAGACGTCACCCAACTGGTCGATGCATTTTTTGCGCAGTTAGAGTGGACGGAGCCGGATGCTTGCACCGTCCCAGGCGATCCGAGCATCGCGAATGGCCGTCCACTGAATTGTCCGCGAGTAGAGGACCGTCCAACGGATGAGAGCCTAGTCGCACAGTTAGCGCCTCTGCGCGCCGTCCGTGATTCATCTGGGCTGGAACGAGAGGGCTCAGGGAGGAACCTATGAAATCGTGGCGCGTTCAAGGTCTGATCCTTTACCTCGCGAGTGCGTTGTGCGTCGCCTGTGCGCCGAAGCCGGTTGTTCCATCAGGCGAGTCTCGGATCCCGGTCAATTCAGAGGAAGTGATCAGCCAATACAGGGAACGGGTAAAGGGTGATCACCGGGATCGAGTGGAGCGAAGTAGCCTCGCACGTCAAGTAGACGCGCTTACGAAACAAGTTCAGGAATTAAAAGCCTACGTGACACTGTTACAACTTCAACAACAGGAATCGGATAAAGGCCGTGTCCGCCAGGTGCAGCCTGTGGGTGTCGGCAGTCCACCGTTTCTGAGTCAAGCCGCTGATAAGACGGCCACGAAAGACAAGGCAGTGACGGTATCCCTGCCCGTATTTCCGCTCTCGACGGCGCCAATCAATGCGTCTGTGGTGCCCATGATCGCGATGGAAGCGGTTCCCACCGATACATGCGGGCCGCGACCAGGGGCTGCGAATTTCGAGGGGTGGATCGACCTCACCTCCGATTACCTAAATCGTAGCGCTGATGGCCGGGCCGACCATGGACCCTGCCGGTCTGTCACACGTGGTAGTGCTCCGAGCTTTGGAACAGGAGTGTGGTGTTCCGGTAGCTGCCAAGCTCAATGAGGGGCAAGAGATGATCATATACAACAGCAGGGTTGTTTGCCGAGACTCGTGGCTAGACGTTGACGAATACCGAAGGCCAGATGCTCCCGATCGGCGAATGCTTCGCCATCCATGCGCCGGCCGCGGGCCGGTGAATAACTCGATGTGTTGACGGTGAGTCATGGCTATCAAACTCGATAGTGTATATGGCCCAAGAGAGCATCAGGAGAACGTCCGATGAACGAATTGCGGGAGCGAAAGACTCGAGAGAGGGGCAGCGTGAATGAAATTGTTCTACCTGGGGAGGACCCACGAGACACCGTACCACCTGAACCGTTCATGAATCAGAGCACAGCCGCCGCCGAATCGTTGCGGCGACGCTTCCTTAAAGCCGACAACAAATTTTACTTTCGTGCTGGCCATGGTGAAGCCGCGAAAGTGGCATTTTCTGATCATGGGGAACGCCTGACAACGGATCAGAATGATCACACCGTGATCCACGGCATGATGCTCCGGGCCCAAGAAAAAGGGTGGACCTCCCTCCGAGTGAAAGGGTCGGAAGGATTCAAGGTGGAGGTCTGGATTCAAGCCACCATTGCGAGCATTGAGGTAGAGGGATACAACCCGCGTGAGATTGATCGAGCGCGACTGAACGAACGCAAGGGAGAAACACTTACGAAACAACAAAAGAGTTCGTTTGGAGAGAGGGCACCTCGCGACCGTTCGACCATTCCTGTTGAAAAAAGTCCGACCACACTGACTGCCTCACAGAATGTGGCAATCACTACTCTTCAGGCTATTTTGCGCGAACGGGGTGACTCGGCCGCGATGATTGCGGCTGCGGTGGAGGAAGCGACCGCGCGGCTGCACGGCGAACGACTCGTGGTCGGCACAATCGTAGAACATGGCCCTGCTCGGTACGGTCATGACGAACAGGCCCCCCAAAGCTATTTCGTCACCGTGGAGACGGCAAAAGGAGAACAAACCGTGTGGGGCGTAAATCTGGCGCGAGCGATTGAGCGAAGCGACGCCAAAATAGGCCAGGCGGTCGCCCTCATCCAACGAGCGAATGAGAGGGTGACCGTCCAGTCTCCGGTGAAGAACGAGGCCGGGGAGGTAGTGGGCATGGGGCCCCATGCTGTACGGCGTAATGTGTGGGAAGTCCTCAATCTCCAGACCCTAGGCGTCAAAGCTCGCGACACGATCACGTCCGCCGTGAGGACGACGACCCATGAACCAGTGGTGCAGGTCTTTGATCGCACGGCGGCCCACACCGATCACGTCCCCAATGAGACGCGAATGCGTGAACAGGAGCGCATCAGGATAGAACGGTAATCGAGTATGCCTGTCTGGACGTTGCCTCATGTAGAGTTGTCGGACGGTGCGGTGGAAGCCATGAAGTGGCTCGGACTCATTCTGATGACGGCGGACCATGTGCAGAAATACGGCATGATGCCGGTCGTGGCGGGGGTTTATGAGGCAGGACGATTGGCCATGCCGCTCTTTGGAATCGTGCTGGCCTACAACCTTGCTCGAGTTCGGAGCCACGATCCTGCCGTCTACGTCCGAGTACTGACTCGTCTTCTTTTCTGTGGCGTGATCGCATCAGTCCCGTTCATCGCCTTAGGAGGACTCGGGTTTGGCTGGTGGCCGCTCAACTGCATGGGGACGCTCGCTGTCGCTGTCTGCATCATGTCCGTGATCGAGTCACGTCGGCCGTTCTGGAAAACCAGAGCGGCGGCGGTGTTTCTTCTGGGTGGCGCCATGGTTGAATTTTGGTGGCCGGGAATCGCGCTCTGTGTAGGCGCATGGTTGTACTGGAAGCATCCGACTTGGGGGGCGCTCCTATTGTGGCTGGCGGGCACAGCCAGCCTCACGCTGATCAATGGCAATTGGTGGGCCTGCGCGTCGTTTGTGGTCCTCGCCGGAATGGCCTATGGCGTTACGCTCGAGATTCCGAGAGCATCACGCTTTTTCTATATCTATTATCCCGCACACCTTGCGGTCCTCCTGTTGCTGGGGTTCAGAATTCAGAACCACTCATGAAACATTATGGCACGACATCCAGACATCCTATCAATCGACGTTGTAATCGTTGAGCGAAGCGAGCGACATGCTTCGGCCTCTCGCGTTTCATCGTGCAACTGGGTTCGAACTGGATTCATCGAGTCCAGGATTGGCGGACCCTGCCATGACAATTGTGGCGATTGACTTGGGGCGCATCCAACTGCGGACTTCCGGACACCAGTTCTGGCACTGCCTCGAGCTTTCAGGTGACCGTCACGCTCGTATTCTCGCACTGGTAGACGGAGAAACCGGTCTGATATGCGGCAACGACGGACACGTGTGTGAAGGAGTGGCTCGTGCTCGATACAGCGATGCGCGTGAACCATTGAGCACGTCATGATGTGCGATAGCTGTGAAGGAAGACTGATCCCTTGCCGGTCAAGGACAAGCACAGAGGTCAGTCAAGGACGAGGAAGATGAGAAAAGCTACGATACAGCGCATCGACAATCCCCCAAGCAAATGCGATCGTAGCCAGCAAAAAGCACAGGCCAATGACGAACAGGGGGATAGTGATAAACACGAATTCAAGCAACCTGATCGAGACGTCGTAGACGAGGCGAATACCTCTCACGGCGCCGATGCAGATGCGGGCGATCATATAGGACAACCGAGCGACCACGAACACCGCCACGAGCCCGGATCGCACCAGGCTATGCCCCGCGCGGATCAGTCCCTGTGTCATCTGCGGCTGCGTACGAACCCAGGTCGAGTGTCGTGGGGCGGCGATGTGTTTCACCACATAATTAGCCTCATAGATGTGAATCGTAAACGGGCTGACGGGTCTCTTCATAAAACCTCCAAAACATATGGCCGTTGCTCTCTCGCCACACGTGGAGAGCGAAGGCCACTATGATTGGAGGGTATGCGCCGATGGCCGATGA is drawn from Nitrospira sp. and contains these coding sequences:
- a CDS encoding TraX family protein translates to MPVWTLPHVELSDGAVEAMKWLGLILMTADHVQKYGMMPVVAGVYEAGRLAMPLFGIVLAYNLARVRSHDPAVYVRVLTRLLFCGVIASVPFIALGGLGFGWWPLNCMGTLAVAVCIMSVIESRRPFWKTRAAAVFLLGGAMVEFWWPGIALCVGAWLYWKHPTWGALLLWLAGTASLTLINGNWWACASFVVLAGMAYGVTLEIPRASRFFYIYYPAHLAVLLLLGFRIQNHS
- the virB10 gene encoding type IV secretion system protein VirB10; this encodes MMEQNVATDGSGELGIVSVNHRAGALGHRAAKLGFLVVVGLVLMIGLLMALNKWTAHRTAEAEKEEHAAKVENKPAQVGPKRVFDSDPVYQPHKASSSMGKGQAHPASLTSRMVVSGMENGQIESGQSMPYGTGRDGGKQPGSRRQSRFGGEAILASTHAPTGPATQHLQTTGPEAALSLVRDLLGNPRGVGSLDQALIGGAQAIGLNLPETDLSSSTSDPGQPGQGGSVGMPLMGLRPAGLPLPPSPAPSGAGAIGGLLTPSSTPMVQAGMVGDRNMLLPKGRSIDCALTIRLVNEVAGMATCVLSSDVYSDNGRVVLLDRGSEAVGEYSATMAQGQRRLFLLWTRVKTPNGVVINLNSPAADELGTSGLAGYVDNHWWDRLGAGFLLSVVQDAIGFATAQAAGGGGQGQLSIYQNSATTGNRMAELVLQSTINMKPTLYKHQGDRATIFVARDLDFGTVYALRAE
- a CDS encoding type IV secretory system conjugative DNA transfer family protein — encoded protein: MRLNLMATVLAALLYIPVGLVGADCLAGAMFDVTNKRVPAEVSLQRWPDAWRAYRDDATQRKRLQLSAGLSLFMVFGIPGVLVMTLKNAAIPLHGAARFASPAEIARAGLYGDRGVIIGKQGSRYLIYGGQEFVLLAAPTRSGKGVSVVLPNLLNYNDSVVVLDIKMENFAYTSKFRQMHGHAVFLFNPFGTDNRSHRWNPLDAVHRTSHLRVGEIQAIGHVLYPTEHVKDAFWNESARNLFLGLCLYLLETPTLPCSLGELLRQASGKGQPIKDYVNGLMNKRGLGHAPLSNECTEALQRFCTTSDNTMAGILATFTAPLTIFSNPIVDAATSATDIDLSAVRKRRMAIYVGIPANRLSDAALLVNLFFSQLIHYNTIDLPATDPALKHQCLLFLDEFPAIGRVDILAKSVGFIAGYNIRLFPIIQSLSQLESIYGEKDARTLVTNHACQVMFAPREQQDAQEYSHMLGTYTAKAVSTGMSYPKAWGHTGHGSTSSNVSDHARPLMLPQELKELGQTRQIINLINTKPILCNKAFFYLDPILVNRLKTVSPFLASLGRRLPTQSEFETAAFVRKDLSADIPFLDVDLHMAKVERRVRPLTANEPLDLTKLTIDTGLLPPVVHRPPKVEDVTQLVDAFFAQLEWTEPDACTVPGDPSIANGRPLNCPRVEDRPTDESLVAQLAPLRAVRDSSGLEREGSGRNL
- a CDS encoding LPD7 domain-containing protein, with product MNQSTAAAESLRRRFLKADNKFYFRAGHGEAAKVAFSDHGERLTTDQNDHTVIHGMMLRAQEKGWTSLRVKGSEGFKVEVWIQATIASIEVEGYNPREIDRARLNERKGETLTKQQKSSFGERAPRDRSTIPVEKSPTTLTASQNVAITTLQAILRERGDSAAMIAAAVEEATARLHGERLVVGTIVEHGPARYGHDEQAPQSYFVTVETAKGEQTVWGVNLARAIERSDAKIGQAVALIQRANERVTVQSPVKNEAGEVVGMGPHAVRRNVWEVLNLQTLGVKARDTITSAVRTTTHEPVVQVFDRTAAHTDHVPNETRMREQERIRIER
- the virB11 gene encoding P-type DNA transfer ATPase VirB11, which translates into the protein MHSVPSNVLAHDTMVRELLRPLLRFLSRPEATEIVINRPGEVYIEVGAAWARCDAPDLTLGQLMALATAIATYTEQEVGPHKPILSAMLPDGERVQIVLPPAVELGTVSFSIRRPSARIKSLDEYENEQAFHRYVWARSSDLDGRIGDLDVVERSLVDCLDSKRLGAFLHQAVRAKKNIAVVGETGSGKTTLMKSLCQSIPTDERLMTIEDVRELFLPNHGNRVHLLYSKGGLGVAKVTPADLIASNMRMKPDRVLLAELRGGEAFDFLKLLTTGHSGSITSYHAESCALAAERYVFMCKEHEQAAIYDAASLKRLVSLTIDVIVHVVAHNHYDVHGQPTHKERYVAEVHYDPIAKLMARFGAATVVRA